In a single window of the Pseudomonadota bacterium genome:
- the lptA gene encoding lipopolysaccharide transport periplasmic protein LptA: MNNRLQFICFCSFLIILLLVVPAFSAEPLFKSSKTPIDISSDRLDIDQQKGQAIFKGEVIARQDKMTLQADTMTILFVEKENDVKEIIANGSVTIDLDKKIATCETAHFYTADNKVILTGKPLLKEGKNVIEGEKIIFFLNEERSIVEGKKNSRVKTTIFPGQKGLFNNNLN, from the coding sequence ATGAACAACCGTTTACAATTCATCTGTTTTTGCAGTTTTCTGATCATTTTGCTGCTGGTTGTGCCGGCGTTTTCGGCTGAACCACTTTTCAAGTCCTCAAAAACCCCCATTGACATTTCATCAGATCGACTGGACATAGACCAGCAGAAAGGACAGGCTATCTTCAAAGGCGAGGTAATAGCCCGACAGGATAAGATGACTTTACAGGCGGATACCATGACCATCCTCTTTGTCGAAAAGGAAAACGATGTTAAAGAAATCATTGCCAATGGTTCAGTAACCATCGATCTGGATAAAAAAATAGCAACCTGTGAAACAGCCCATTTTTATACCGCTGATAACAAAGTCATACTGACCGGCAAACCGCTGCTGAAAGAAGGGAAAAATGTTATTGAAGGAGAAAAAATTATTTTTTTTCTTAATGAAGAGCGTAGTATTGTCGAAGGCAAGAAAAATTCCCGGGTAAAAACAACCATTTTCCCCGGTCAGAAAGGCCTGTTCAATAATAACCTAAACTGA
- the lptC gene encoding LPS export ABC transporter periplasmic protein LptC, producing MKKLVLAAGVILLAGIIFSAVYFRMAPQTVKKTILPVIARQLEFELNDAHYTHSKSGRKRWELTAAKAQRNKGSDNIILTDIHVTLFATDDSQTLITADQGSYNTNNNNVYLTGHIRISNASDIITTEELTYLDQKEEIIINKPVTIKRTGFSIKAKRASMEVPENRFHFSGGVKAHIKLQGEKK from the coding sequence ATGAAAAAATTAGTACTCGCGGCAGGAGTGATACTCCTGGCCGGCATCATTTTTTCAGCCGTCTATTTCCGGATGGCCCCCCAAACCGTCAAAAAAACCATATTGCCGGTCATTGCCCGCCAACTGGAATTTGAATTAAACGATGCCCATTATACCCATTCAAAAAGTGGCAGGAAACGCTGGGAACTTACAGCTGCCAAAGCCCAGCGAAACAAAGGGAGTGACAACATAATACTGACGGATATTCATGTCACTCTTTTCGCCACCGACGATTCCCAAACCCTTATTACCGCTGATCAGGGCAGTTACAATACCAACAATAACAATGTATACCTAACCGGTCATATCCGGATCAGCAACGCCAGCGACATCATCACGACAGAAGAGCTTACCTACCTGGATCAAAAGGAAGAAATCATCATTAATAAACCTGTTACCATCAAACGGACCGGCTTCAGTATCAAAGCTAAACGCGCTTCAATGGAGGTGCCTGAAAACCGTTTTCACTTCTCCGGAGGGGTTAAGGCACATATCAAATTACAGGGAGAGAAAAAATGA
- a CDS encoding HAD-IIIA family hydrolase, with the protein MDKFKLQDEQRQRLLPLKGLIMDVDGVLTDGRIIINDRGEESKNFHVRDGHGVKLLKRSGFQLALLTGRQSRVVEHRAKELGIDTVFQKVHDKIAAYQQIKLKFALKDEQICYVGDDLVDIPVLRKVGFAVTVADGIPELDHYIHWRSRYPGGGGAIRELCELILWTQQSWDQLTQRYFG; encoded by the coding sequence ATGGACAAATTCAAGCTTCAGGATGAACAGCGGCAACGTCTGCTTCCTTTAAAAGGGTTAATCATGGATGTTGATGGAGTGCTGACTGACGGCAGGATTATCATCAATGACCGGGGCGAAGAAAGTAAGAATTTTCATGTGCGTGATGGCCATGGAGTCAAGTTGCTTAAACGCTCAGGATTTCAGCTGGCCCTGCTCACCGGACGACAATCCCGGGTGGTCGAACATCGGGCCAAAGAGCTGGGAATTGATACGGTTTTCCAGAAAGTTCATGATAAAATCGCTGCCTACCAGCAGATAAAATTAAAATTTGCCTTAAAAGATGAGCAGATATGTTATGTGGGCGATGACCTGGTTGACATTCCCGTCCTGAGAAAGGTTGGGTTTGCGGTAACCGTAGCTGACGGCATTCCCGAGCTGGACCACTATATTCACTGGCGTTCACGGTATCCCGGCGGTGGCGGCGCCATTCGTGAACTTTGTGAGCTTATCCTCTGGACCCAGCAATCCTGGGACCAGCTTACCCAGCGTTATTTCGGCTGA
- a CDS encoding KpsF/GutQ family sugar-phosphate isomerase translates to MIKDSQRIISEGRQALAIEALAINRLEEHIGQDFVEAVRLLADCQGKVIITGIGKSGIICRKIAATFSSTGTPAIFLHPTEGLHGDLGILSRNDVVMAVSYSGNTEELVKIVPAVKRFGLPLISLTGNRQSELAKLSDVVLDIRVDREACPLGLAPTASTTVTLAMGDALAAVLLSAKGFSEEDFARRHPGGTLGKRLLLRIQDIMHTGDEIPLVSMATNMKETLLEITGKGFGMTGVTDTDGILVGVITDGDLRRSLEQYNNLLTFTADKIMTRNPKKISAKALASQGLQIMEQYSITAVFVVENDGEQKPIGLLHLHDLLRAGVV, encoded by the coding sequence GTGATCAAAGACAGCCAACGGATAATAAGTGAAGGACGCCAGGCTCTGGCCATTGAGGCACTGGCCATCAACCGACTGGAAGAACACATCGGCCAGGATTTTGTTGAAGCCGTGCGGTTGCTGGCCGACTGTCAGGGAAAAGTAATCATTACCGGCATCGGCAAATCCGGCATTATCTGCCGAAAAATCGCGGCCACCTTTTCCAGTACCGGCACCCCGGCAATTTTTCTCCACCCCACGGAAGGATTACATGGAGATTTGGGAATCCTGTCCCGCAATGATGTGGTTATGGCGGTTTCTTACAGCGGCAATACCGAAGAACTGGTAAAAATAGTCCCTGCGGTTAAAAGATTCGGCTTGCCGCTTATCAGCCTGACCGGAAACAGACAATCAGAGCTGGCCAAATTAAGTGATGTTGTCCTTGACATTCGTGTCGATCGAGAAGCATGCCCCCTGGGCCTGGCACCCACAGCCAGCACCACTGTAACTCTGGCCATGGGGGATGCTCTGGCTGCAGTCCTTTTGAGCGCCAAAGGTTTCAGCGAAGAAGACTTTGCCCGCCGCCATCCCGGCGGCACCCTGGGAAAACGCTTATTGTTACGGATCCAGGATATCATGCATACAGGCGATGAAATTCCCCTGGTTTCGATGGCAACCAACATGAAAGAAACCTTGCTGGAAATCACCGGTAAAGGATTTGGGATGACCGGGGTTACCGACACAGATGGGATTCTGGTTGGGGTCATCACTGACGGAGACCTGCGGCGATCACTGGAACAATACAATAACCTCTTAACCTTTACCGCCGATAAAATAATGACCAGGAACCCCAAAAAGATCAGCGCCAAAGCCCTGGCCAGCCAGGGATTGCAGATCATGGAACAATATTCAATTACTGCCGTTTTTGTGGTTGAAAACGATGGAGAACAAAAGCCCATCGGCCTGCTCCACCTTCATGACCTTTTGCGTGCCGGAGTTGTTTAG
- the kdsA gene encoding 3-deoxy-8-phosphooctulonate synthase, with product MNPVTINSSISIGTGKPLALIAGPCVIESERLVLETAETVAKICQSLDIPYIFKASYDKANRSNVQSFRGPGIDKGLEILAKVRDKLEIPVITDVHDQHEVMMVAEVVDIIQIPAFLCRQTDLLLAAGKTGKPVNVKKGQFMAPEDMGGITGKISTTGNDKILLTERGTTFGYHNLVVDFRAVPIMLETGCPVIFDATHSVQLPAAQGVCSGGDRRMIPTLAAAAVATGVDALFMEVHPDPAQALCDGANSLSLEQLKPLLRHLRQIWDACQL from the coding sequence ATGAATCCTGTCACCATCAATTCTTCGATAAGTATCGGCACCGGGAAACCCCTGGCGCTGATTGCCGGGCCATGCGTCATAGAAAGTGAAAGACTGGTACTTGAGACGGCGGAAACCGTGGCAAAGATATGCCAATCGCTGGATATCCCTTACATCTTCAAAGCTTCGTACGATAAAGCCAATCGAAGTAATGTTCAATCATTCCGAGGCCCTGGGATTGATAAAGGGCTTGAAATCCTGGCAAAAGTAAGGGATAAACTGGAAATTCCGGTCATTACCGATGTCCACGATCAGCATGAGGTGATGATGGTGGCTGAGGTTGTCGATATCATCCAGATTCCGGCCTTTCTCTGCCGGCAGACCGATCTGCTACTGGCCGCCGGCAAAACCGGGAAACCGGTTAATGTCAAAAAAGGACAATTTATGGCTCCCGAAGATATGGGGGGCATCACCGGTAAAATCAGCACTACCGGCAATGATAAAATTCTTTTGACTGAACGAGGAACCACCTTTGGCTACCATAACCTGGTGGTCGATTTCCGGGCGGTTCCCATCATGTTAGAAACCGGCTGCCCGGTTATTTTTGACGCCACTCATTCGGTCCAGCTGCCGGCTGCCCAGGGAGTATGTTCTGGTGGTGACCGGCGGATGATCCCCACTCTGGCAGCGGCGGCAGTAGCTACCGGAGTTGATGCCTTGTTCATGGAAGTTCACCCGGATCCTGCTCAGGCATTATGTGACGGGGCCAACTCATTATCACTGGAACAATTAAAGCCCCTTCTAAGACACCTGCGTCAAATATGGGACGCCTGCCAGCTTTGA
- a CDS encoding CTP synthase, which produces MKPKYIFVTGGVISSLGKGLAAASLGALLEARNLTVGIQKLDPYLNVDPGTMSPFQHGEVFVTDDGAETDLDLGHYERFTNAKLTKKSNYTTGKIYDAVITKERRGDYLGGTVQVIPHITDEIKECIRRGTGDVDVALVEIGGTVGDIESQPFLEAIRQFRYDIGPENVLYIHLTLVPYIQAAEELKTKPTQHSVKELRSIGIQPDIILCRSDRPLNRELKAKISLFCNLPPEAVFTARDVESIYEVPLSLHHEGLDDKVVSLLNIWTGAPRLGTWEKIIHKIKEPQHEVKIGIVGKYTALKESYKSLNEALVHGGIANNAKVNLEYMDSEQLEELSAEKLAARFAGISGILVPGGFGNRGIEGKIKAINYARTHKIPLFGICLGMQLMAVEFARDCAKLNDANSSEFNPETTYPIIYLMKEWTTKDGRQTVTRNEDTPKGGTMRLGAHPCRLASGSHARQAYGSDNISERHRHRYEFNNEYRDLLKASGLQITGTHADRKLVEIIEIKEHPWYLGCQFHPEFTSKPMKPHPLFVAFIKASLDQQPS; this is translated from the coding sequence GTGAAACCAAAATATATTTTTGTTACCGGCGGGGTCATTTCCTCCCTCGGTAAAGGTTTGGCTGCCGCCTCCCTGGGAGCTTTGCTTGAAGCCCGCAATCTGACCGTCGGCATCCAAAAGCTTGATCCCTACCTGAACGTTGATCCCGGAACCATGAGTCCCTTTCAGCACGGGGAGGTATTCGTTACCGATGACGGGGCTGAAACCGATCTTGATCTGGGACACTACGAACGCTTTACCAATGCCAAATTAACCAAAAAAAGCAATTACACCACCGGCAAGATTTATGACGCGGTCATTACCAAGGAACGTCGTGGCGACTACCTGGGAGGGACAGTCCAGGTCATTCCGCATATTACCGATGAAATCAAGGAATGTATCCGCCGGGGAACCGGTGATGTTGACGTGGCCCTGGTGGAGATTGGCGGCACGGTCGGTGACATTGAAAGTCAACCTTTCCTGGAGGCAATCCGCCAGTTTCGCTATGATATAGGTCCGGAGAATGTCCTCTACATTCACCTTACCCTGGTCCCCTACATTCAGGCCGCCGAGGAGCTGAAGACCAAACCCACCCAGCACAGCGTCAAAGAATTGCGGAGTATCGGCATTCAGCCGGATATCATCCTCTGTCGTTCCGACCGGCCATTAAACCGGGAACTCAAGGCCAAGATATCCCTCTTCTGCAACCTTCCCCCGGAAGCGGTCTTCACCGCCCGTGATGTTGAAAGCATTTATGAAGTTCCTCTTTCACTTCACCATGAGGGGCTGGATGATAAGGTGGTCTCTCTGCTCAATATCTGGACAGGAGCTCCCCGGCTGGGAACCTGGGAAAAAATTATTCATAAAATCAAAGAGCCCCAGCACGAGGTTAAGATAGGCATCGTCGGTAAATATACCGCCCTGAAAGAATCCTATAAGAGTCTAAATGAAGCCCTGGTTCACGGTGGAATTGCCAATAACGCCAAGGTGAACCTGGAGTACATGGATTCAGAACAACTGGAAGAGTTGAGCGCTGAAAAACTGGCAGCCAGGTTCGCGGGAATTTCAGGGATCCTGGTGCCCGGCGGTTTTGGCAATCGGGGCATCGAAGGAAAGATTAAAGCCATTAACTATGCCAGAACTCACAAAATCCCCCTGTTTGGCATCTGCCTGGGAATGCAGTTGATGGCCGTTGAGTTTGCCCGGGATTGCGCCAAACTTAATGATGCCAACAGTTCCGAGTTTAATCCGGAGACCACTTATCCGATCATCTATCTGATGAAAGAGTGGACCACCAAAGATGGCCGTCAAACGGTGACCAGAAACGAAGACACACCCAAGGGAGGAACTATGCGGCTGGGAGCGCATCCCTGCCGACTGGCCTCCGGTTCTCACGCGAGGCAGGCCTACGGTAGCGATAACATCTCTGAACGGCACCGGCATCGATATGAATTTAATAACGAATATCGTGATCTTCTTAAAGCCAGCGGCCTGCAGATTACCGGCACCCATGCCGACCGCAAACTGGTTGAAATCATTGAGATCAAAGAACATCCATGGTATCTTGGCTGCCAGTTTCACCCGGAATTCACCTCCAAACCGATGAAACCACACCCTCTTTTTGTAGCCTTTATCAAAGCATCTCTCGACCAGCAGCCATCATAA
- a CDS encoding cofactor-independent phosphoglycerate mutase: MSNKKFLVILGDGMADEPQESLRGKTPLAAANTPNLDKLAKTAEQGTLTTVPPGFPAGSDVANLSVFGYDPARYYTGRAPLEAASMGIELGPEDVAFRCNLVNILHFEGRGYMHDFSAGHISTAEARKVIEQLNLELGNEQLRFYPGVSYRHLMVIKDCPVELAEIKLTPPHDISGKEIVDHLPADHGSPIHNLMLSSQMIIYRLPFIREKLEKGEVTANSIWLWGQGKKPLLDSFVDRFGCSGVVISAVDLLKGIGICAGLAAVDVPGATGYLDTNYENKVHYTLKSLEEHDFVYLHLEAPDEASHEGSLEKKIQAIEDLDRQVVGPLIDGLQKFSAFRMAVLPDHPTPIRTKTHSSEPVPYLLYDSENKLPGPHKEYCEITAANADKHWQEGWRFMKYLINKEH, translated from the coding sequence ATGAGCAATAAAAAATTTCTGGTTATTCTCGGCGATGGCATGGCTGATGAACCCCAGGAAAGTCTGAGGGGAAAGACACCGCTGGCAGCGGCCAACACCCCCAATCTCGACAAGCTGGCAAAAACAGCGGAACAGGGAACCCTGACCACGGTCCCCCCGGGATTTCCCGCCGGTAGCGATGTGGCAAACCTGTCGGTTTTCGGTTATGACCCGGCCCGCTATTATACCGGACGTGCGCCTTTGGAAGCTGCCAGCATGGGCATTGAACTGGGTCCGGAAGACGTGGCTTTCCGCTGCAACCTGGTCAACATCCTCCATTTTGAAGGCCGCGGCTACATGCACGACTTCAGCGCCGGGCATATCAGCACCGCTGAAGCCAGGAAAGTTATAGAGCAACTCAATCTTGAGCTTGGCAATGAACAACTTCGTTTTTACCCCGGGGTCAGCTATCGTCACCTGATGGTCATCAAAGATTGCCCGGTGGAGCTGGCTGAAATCAAGCTGACTCCTCCCCACGATATCAGCGGTAAGGAGATTGTCGACCATCTGCCCGCGGACCACGGCTCCCCGATCCATAACCTGATGCTGTCATCACAAATGATTATTTATCGGCTGCCATTCATTCGGGAAAAACTGGAAAAAGGAGAGGTGACCGCCAACTCCATCTGGCTCTGGGGACAGGGGAAAAAACCTCTTTTAGATTCTTTTGTTGATCGTTTTGGCTGCAGTGGCGTGGTTATTTCCGCGGTGGACCTGCTGAAAGGTATCGGTATCTGTGCCGGGCTGGCAGCGGTGGATGTCCCGGGAGCAACCGGCTACCTGGATACCAATTATGAAAATAAGGTTCACTACACCCTGAAAAGCCTGGAGGAGCACGATTTTGTCTATCTGCACCTGGAAGCTCCGGATGAAGCTTCTCATGAAGGCAGCCTGGAAAAAAAAATCCAGGCTATTGAAGACCTTGATCGGCAGGTTGTCGGCCCTCTGATTGATGGTTTGCAGAAATTTTCTGCTTTCCGGATGGCCGTCCTGCCTGATCATCCCACCCCCATTCGGACCAAAACTCACTCGTCCGAACCGGTACCTTACCTGTTATACGACAGCGAGAATAAACTCCCGGGCCCCCATAAGGAATATTGTGAAATAACTGCCGCGAATGCTGACAAGCACTGGCAGGAAGGCTGGCGGTTTATGAAATATCTGATAAACAAAGAACATTGA
- a CDS encoding response regulator, with amino-acid sequence MPKNLVIIAEDDFATREVLAEIVEQEGLKQRNFENGELALEALEAHCDDVMLVISDIKMPEMDGIQFLQQARKSFPEAPFVIASGYGTRDNIITALKLGALDYLEKPFQVKDVREIIQKIKQAIDETQQETELYHYLEGKKICFKISNDIKLVHSLVNELIREIKKVGGKSLQPELTGIRMALHEAVVNAIEHGNLELSSTLKEKSDYLEILEKRMTESPYADRQVLVATTVTTTSFSCEITDEGPGFDWRSLPDPRDPENLFKPHGRGIILMANYFDRVTFNQQGNSITLEKNLVMEETSP; translated from the coding sequence ATGCCTAAAAACCTGGTTATTATTGCTGAAGATGATTTCGCCACCCGGGAAGTTCTGGCTGAAATTGTCGAGCAGGAAGGGCTGAAGCAACGTAACTTTGAAAATGGGGAATTGGCCCTGGAAGCATTGGAAGCTCATTGTGATGATGTTATGCTGGTTATCAGCGACATCAAGATGCCGGAAATGGATGGCATCCAGTTTCTCCAGCAGGCAAGAAAATCTTTCCCGGAAGCCCCTTTCGTTATCGCCTCGGGTTATGGCACCAGGGATAATATCATTACGGCATTAAAGCTGGGAGCCTTGGATTATCTAGAAAAACCTTTTCAGGTCAAGGACGTTCGGGAAATCATTCAAAAGATTAAACAAGCCATCGATGAAACCCAGCAAGAAACCGAATTATACCATTATCTGGAGGGCAAAAAGATTTGTTTTAAAATCAGCAATGACATTAAGCTGGTTCACTCTCTGGTCAATGAATTGATTCGGGAAATAAAAAAGGTTGGGGGAAAATCCCTGCAGCCGGAATTAACCGGCATCCGGATGGCTCTGCATGAAGCGGTGGTCAATGCCATTGAACACGGTAACCTGGAGCTTTCTTCCACCTTGAAGGAAAAATCCGATTATCTGGAAATCCTTGAAAAAAGAATGACCGAATCGCCCTATGCCGATCGGCAGGTCCTGGTGGCAACCACGGTAACTACCACATCTTTTTCCTGCGAGATCACCGATGAAGGACCGGGCTTTGACTGGCGGTCCCTGCCTGATCCCCGGGATCCCGAAAACCTGTTTAAACCGCACGGCCGCGGGATTATTCTGATGGCCAATTATTTTGATCGGGTAACATTCAACCAACAGGGAAATTCGATTACCTTGGAAAAAAACCTGGTCATGGAGGAAACAAGCCCATGA
- the pyrE gene encoding orotate phosphoribosyltransferase, whose product MNKKARLLQLLAKLSYENRQVTLTSGKISSYYVDGKQTTLHGEGSFLTGSLTLDLIRSAETPIRAVGGLSMGADPIATAVSLLSWFSGPPVHAFYIRKEPKGHGKNLWIEGNKNLNEGDAVAIVEDVVTTGGSLLKAIERAQAYGLRVKQVITLLDRHEGGAEMLAEKGFKLQALFTIKDIRSQEAVASIR is encoded by the coding sequence ATGAATAAAAAAGCCCGGCTGCTGCAACTGTTGGCTAAGCTTTCCTATGAAAATCGTCAGGTAACCCTGACCTCCGGCAAAATCAGCAGCTATTATGTGGACGGGAAACAGACCACCCTGCATGGTGAAGGAAGCTTTTTGACCGGCAGCCTGACCTTAGATCTTATTCGATCGGCTGAAACTCCGATTAGAGCGGTCGGCGGTTTGAGCATGGGAGCTGATCCCATTGCCACGGCGGTCAGCCTGCTGAGCTGGTTTTCCGGCCCGCCGGTTCACGCCTTTTACATCCGCAAGGAACCGAAAGGTCATGGAAAAAACCTGTGGATAGAAGGCAATAAAAATCTTAATGAGGGTGATGCGGTTGCCATTGTTGAAGATGTGGTAACTACTGGCGGATCATTGCTGAAAGCAATCGAGCGGGCCCAGGCATATGGTTTGCGGGTCAAACAGGTTATCACCCTGTTGGACCGGCATGAAGGTGGAGCTGAAATGCTGGCAGAGAAAGGTTTTAAGCTGCAGGCACTGTTCACCATTAAAGACATCCGTTCCCAGGAGGCTGTCGCCTCGATTCGATAA